TGCCGGAGATTTAGCCAGGGCATTTTTTCTCGCCTACTTAAAGCAGTTGCCGGGTATTCATACTTTTCTTATCGGTAATGAGAGGCCGGAAAGCATGGATGCTATTTACCGCCTATTCTGCTCTGAAGCCGGATTAAAAAAGCCTGGGAATCTTCCTAAACCCCTCATCTATCCCCTGGCATTTATGATGGAACTTTTCTTTACCCTGGCCCGGGCTAAAAAGCCGCCGCTTCTGACCAGGGGCAGAGTAAACATGTTTTATGACAATATTGAGTTCTCAGTGGAAAAAGCCAGGGAAATCCTGGGTTTCAGAAATTCCTTCACCCTTGAGGAAGGCGTCAGGAGAACCGTATTCTGGTATAAAGAGAAAGGTCTGATTTGAACCATTCAGATTGAAAGGGGGTTAAGTTTTGTTAAAGGTGAGGAATGTAACAGGGGCAGGGAAAGGCGTCTTTGAACTTAGGCTGAAACTTAGCGTCTTTTGCTGTTTTCTCCCCCAAGTGTGGAAGAGGGAGCTTTCCTTGAGAAGATTTATACTGCTGTTAAGAAGGCTTTTGCTTTTTCTGTCCAGGATGAAGCATAATAAATATGTCACCATCGACGGCAAGACGAGAATCGGGTTGTATATCCCGGGCTTTCCTTCGGCGGCTTTTCAAACGGCTTGCCGGAAATTCCGTCAATTTGAGGAGAAGATGCCCTGTACCACAGTTTTAGTGTCCGTTACCTCAGCCTGCCCTTATCACTGCCGGCATTGTTATCAAAAATTTGACCGGGGGCCGGATGTGGATATTCAAGTGCTGACGGGGGTGGTCAGGAGGCTGCAGGAAATGGGGATTGCTTTTTTTAACATTGAAGGCGGTGAACCTTTCTTTGCTTATGAACGCTTAAGGCAGATTTGCTTGGTTATCGATGAACGCTCGGAAATTTGGATTAATTCCACCGGTGCCGGCATGACTTTAAAGAGGCTAAGGGAATTAAAGGGGCTTGGTGTGACGGCTGTCATGTTTTCTATGCACAGTCCCCAAGCCCAGGCTTTCAATGATTTTTTAGGCAAGGATTCTGCCTGGGATACTATGGCCGAGGGCGTCCGGCTCTGCCATGAAGCGGGCTTAGCTGTAGCTTTTAACACCTGTTTACTGCGTGAGGATTTTTATAACGGTACCTTTGAAAATATCATGGCCAGGGCTAAAGAATTTAAGGCTTGTTATGTGCAGATTATTAAACCAAAACCGGCGGGAGGCTGGCTGGAAAACCGGGAGCATGAATTCACGGCCTCAGATATCCGCCTGATTAAAGAAAAAGTGAATCGCTACAATCTGGATAAGCGATTTGCCGGCTATCCTGCTATCTCAGCACAAATTATGGAGGAAGATCCTTTTGTTTTCGGCTGTACGGCAGGAGGCACGGACCGCTTTTATATTAATGCCAAGGGGGATTTACAGCCTTGTGAATTTTTGAATATTTCCTTTGGCAATATTGGGGCGGATTCTTTTGCAGAGATTTATCAAACCATGCGCAGCTGTTTTCCCTGGGGGGGAGAGAATTACCTGTGCGAAAGCTGCAGCCGGGAGATTCATTATCTTTATCAGGAGAATGGCTTGAAATCCTTGCCCCTGACTCTGGAACTCTCGAAGAGAATTTATACTTCCTGGGAGCGGGGAAAGGCGGCGGATTTATATGAGAAGCTGGAGAGATTACGCTAGAAGAATGATCTATTGATCGGCATAGTTCTGGAGATCATTGTTAACATTGTATTGCGTTTGTATTTCATTGACACGGGGTATCCAATGAATTAACCGTTCTTGAATGGCTCCATCCTCAACTTTATCCACAAGGAGCACTTGATTTTCACTGAGCTGGATACCGATCTTATACTGGTCATTCCGAGTATCGGCGCTGACAATAATTCCTTCATAAGGTTCTTTGCTATAGGGAGCATCTTTAAGAAAAGCCTCTTTGCTCATTAACTGGCCATTAACTTTAGTCATGATTAATCTCCTTCATATTTTTTCTAACAGTATTTTATCCAGCTTCCTTAGTTCTATGTAGTTCAGCTTCACACAAGTGTTTCCTGGCACAGTTTAAGTGCCTGGGGACCCTTGTGTTTTATTATGTAACCAAACTGTCCCTGGGAACATAAATAAAAGTGAGACAAGGATTTAAGATTTGGAAGGGGAT
This Desulfosporosinus orientis DSM 765 DNA region includes the following protein-coding sequences:
- a CDS encoding radical SAM/SPASM domain-containing protein, which gives rise to MKHNKYVTIDGKTRIGLYIPGFPSAAFQTACRKFRQFEEKMPCTTVLVSVTSACPYHCRHCYQKFDRGPDVDIQVLTGVVRRLQEMGIAFFNIEGGEPFFAYERLRQICLVIDERSEIWINSTGAGMTLKRLRELKGLGVTAVMFSMHSPQAQAFNDFLGKDSAWDTMAEGVRLCHEAGLAVAFNTCLLREDFYNGTFENIMARAKEFKACYVQIIKPKPAGGWLENREHEFTASDIRLIKEKVNRYNLDKRFAGYPAISAQIMEEDPFVFGCTAGGTDRFYINAKGDLQPCEFLNISFGNIGADSFAEIYQTMRSCFPWGGENYLCESCSREIHYLYQENGLKSLPLTLELSKRIYTSWERGKAADLYEKLERLR